CGGCAGCCATCAATTCGGCAATGGCCTCGTCCGAATGTTTTACTGCTTCTGCCAGTTCTGGCGTACGTTTTTCTTCGGGAGTATAAAAAGATGTAAGGTGCGCTTCTTCCAGGTGTGGATAAGGTGTCGCGCTTAAATCGTGCGTAGTTAGTGTATTATCCGGGTTGGCCGATTGCAATTCTTTCACCACCGCGTTACCAAGCTTTACGCTGAATGAAGCTTCGCCCTGCGGGCTGCTTATTAAATGTAGTATTTTCATTTCTGTGTGTTTTGTGAAAGCAAAATTACTTGGGTTTAGTATCAAAAAGATACTACTATCCTGTAGGATACCGGTATCCTACAGGATAGTAGGGCAGTTAGCAGTTTTGAGTAGGCAGTTTGCAGTTGGTTTGTCTGAACCGGGATTTGGGGGGATTAGTTGGATGGGCAGGATTATTGTCTGAATTAAAATTCCCTTTTCGGTACCGTTCCAGTTTTAAAGGTGGAACACTTTGAGTGAAATTAAAAAATGGAACACCTGATAATCAGTATCTTGCAAAATTGTAAAAAAATCAAAAAATACAATTGGAACACTTTGGTATTGATAATCAGTTGTTTATAAAAAGTAAAAATCAAAAGTGGAACACCCTGTTTTTAAAAGTGGAACACTGACAAGATCTTGTCAGTAGATAGTGAATTTAATTGCTACAAATGGTGCTTAACGGTGCGTTTTTAATGCCTGAGCGGGGGCCGCGTTAAGGATTGCAGTGAAAAGCCCGGAGCGCGCGGGGGGGCTGTGGGCAGGCAAGGCGAGGACTTGTAACGGAAAGCCCGCCCGTTGGCTAACGGGAACGCCCTGACTTAGAGATTAGTGATTAGAGATTAGTTGTTTTATGGAGAATTATACTGGTTGATTTTTATTTTTTGGGATTACACCGATTGATTTTTGATTACACCGATTTGAACCGTTGATTTTTTTGACTACGTTGATTTCGCTGATTTTTTCTTTGGTGATAAAATTGATTTTTAATTACACCGATTTTGTCTGAATCGGAATTTATAGAATGAAGGAATTACCCGAATGCTTTTCAAATTCTATAAATTCAAATAATTCCCCCAAATTCGGGTTCAGACAAAAAGTAAATCCTGTATATCCAACTAATCCCCCAAATCCCGGTTCAGAAATTTAACCGCCAGTAAATTTGTTTTTTAACCATAAATTAAAGGTTTTGCGTTGAATTAACCCATTCAGCCATACGTATTTATACGTTTTTCAATAGCGTAGATACACGCGGGCAATTACGTGCAGGCACTTGCAAATTATAAAAGCCTGATAGCCAACTTTACATCAACATCAGCGGGTTACCGCAGCCACCTATAAACACATCTATTATCATGATTTACCAGGCCGTAAGTTTTTTAGCCGAGCAGTTAAATAATTATCTCAAAACCACCGACGGTAATTCGACACTTGCCTCAAATTTTACGCAACTTAAAAATGTTGCGCACCTGAGCGACGACGAAATCAAGAACCTGGAAAATGTCCTGGTAACGCTGGTAAACATCTCCGAAGAGTTTACCATGAAAAACATTCCCAACTATGTGCGCGATGGCGACAACATCAATTACCGCAACGCGCCTATGTACCTTAACCTGTATGTGCTGTTTTCGGCTTGTTTGCATACCTCGTACGAAAAATCGCTCATCTTCCTGTCGCACATTGTAGAGTTTTTCCAGGGGAAGAACACGTTCACCAAACAAAACAGTCCCACTACGAAAGTTGGCCTTGGCGATTTTCGCCTCATACTGGATATCTATTCGCCCACATTTGAGCAGGCCAACTACCTGTGGAGCACGCTGGGCGGCAAGCAGTTTCCTTATGTACTGTACCGGGTTAGGCTGGTAGAGATCCTGAGGGATAACGTAAGCGAAACACGCGGCATCATCAAGAAAATTGAACTGAGCGAGAAACTGAGTTAATGATTTGTGCGGGAGATTGACCTGTAAATTATAACCTTATGACACTCAACCTGAACTACGAAACGCTTTTCGAGATCAATATCCGTCACCATTATCACCTGGACGATGGAGATAAGCTCTTCGATACACTTACCGCCGATGCGCAGGTAAACCTGTTGAAACGCTATGATATCGGCAGCTTTTTGTACATCGTGCCAACCAAAGCTACCCGCGCAAAGTTTGCCGGTTTGCATGTGGTTTATAAGCAAACACCAACCGGCATCATCACCGGTGTGCCCTATACTTTAGACGCGGGAAAAGAAAAACCGCAGCTGGTACCGGCAGATAATGACGTATTCAGTTTTAACCTAAGCATTACTGATGGCCTGTTTGCAAACTATAGCTCATTGCCTTTGCAGGCACCGGCCGGCATGGTGTATTATTTTACCAATGATCCTTCGTATTTGCCACGTGTATCGCCGGCATTAACTGCCACGCCAAACGTGTACAAGGCAGCAACCGATTATTACCCCGGCGATATGCTGGTTGATAACCAGGCCGCACCAACAAAGCTCTTCATTGCACAAAAGAAAAATAACCTCGATCCGGCTGCAGGAGGGACACCGGCAGGCAACTGGATCACCGACACGCTGGTAGGCGGCAAACCTTTGGCTTACGCCGGGAATAACGACCTGATCCAACAGTTCGGTCGGATTTTCATCTACCAGGTAACCGTAGCCGGCAAAGCGCCCGATCTGATAATTAAAGACCGCCTCGGCAACACCGTAAACGTGCTTACCAGCATGGAAAGCGGCGACTTAAATATCATCAAAGCCGATATGGGCGATTTGCCCGAAGGTTTATACACAGCACATTTAAGCACCGCCGATGCCAGTTATAAAGATGATTTTGCTTTTTACTACAGCCAGGATGCATCGGCCTGGGCATTTATCGATATCTGTGTAAAAACAGGTAACGCGGTTTATAACCTGTTGCAGGGCGATACTACACTGAAATCGCCGGTGTTTAGTTTGCGGTTTAAAAACCGGGCAACCTACTGGCGCTACATCGGTAAAACTTTCGGCGCGGCATCGGTAAGTGATAACCCGCTGCCATTAACCCGGCAGGGCTTTTTAAGTGTAAAAGTAAAAGACAAAGACAATAAGCCTACAACGGTCGACCTGCCCAACGCAACAGCCTCGCTTATAAAACCAGAAACCAACCAGATTTTTTCAGACATATTTTTTTAGGATTTAAAAAACAGTAATATGGCAACAACATACAAAACTCCGGGTGTTTACGTGGAAGAGATTCCGCTCCTACCTCCATCGGTGGCCGAGGTTGAAACGGCTATCCCTGCCTTTATAGGCTACACACAAAACATTACTTACAACGGGGCGTCATTGCAATACAACCCTGTAAGGATTAAATCGCTTAAAGAGTATGAACAGATTTTTGGTTTCCCTGAAAATACAGTGTTCATAACCACAGGCGCAGCGGGTGTTAAAATTAACAAAAGCGGTACAGCCTTTACATTGGATACCGTGCTTACCGATCCGTACACCACCTTAAAATTCAGGATGTACTATTGTTTGCAGCTTTATTTTGCAAACGGCGGTGGGCCGTGCTACATTTCTTCGGCCGGGCAAACCGGTTCGGCGGTAGTTCCGAGCGAAGTTGACCTGGGTAAGGCGCTTGATGCCGTTCAGAAAGAAGATGAACCAACCATTATTTTATATACCGATGCGGTAAATATTACAGATCCTACCAAATATTACGGTCTGTTTACCAGTGCACTAACACAAGCAGCCTTTTTGCAGGACAGGGTGGTATTGATAGACCCATTGATTGCCGCTGCCGACAAGGGAAAAAAAGCCTTCGCCGATATAGCAACCGAGTTTCGCGGTAAAATAGGTGTAAACAACCTGAGCTATGGTGCCGCCTACTATCCATGGCTGCAAACCAGCATCAGCTATTTTTTAGACGAAACCAAGCAGAAGGTTATTGCCGGATCGGGCGTAACAACAGCCGACATTCCGAATAATTCGGTACTGCGCGATGATAAAAACACCGGGACATCCATCTACCACCTCAACAGCGATCTGTACAATACCATCAAACAGCAAATTGATCAGTTCGCCCTTATTTTGCCACCTGCTGCAGCTATAGCCGGTGTTTATGCCTCGGTAGATAATACCCGCGGTGTTTGGAAAGCACCTGCCAACCTGAGCCTTAACATGGTAGCCGCGCCAATGGTAAAAATTGACGATGCCGACCAGGAAGATATGAATGTTACCAGCACCGGTAAATCGGTAAATGCTATCAGGACTTTCTCGGGCAAAGGTGTGTTGGTTTGGGGTGCGCGCACGCTGGCCGGTAATGATAACGAGTGGCGTTACATATCGGTAAGGCGTTTCTTTAATATGGTTGAAGAATCGGTTAAAAATTCAACCCAGCCATTTGTATTTGAGCCTAACGATGGCAATACCTGGGCCAAAGTGCGCGGTATGATAGCCAATTTTTTAATACTGCAATGGCGTGCCGGTGCTTTACAGGGTGCCAAACCGGAGGACGCGTTTTTTGTACACGTTGGCCTTGGCGAAACCATGACCTCGCTGGATATACTGGAAGGCCGCCTCATAGTTGAAGTGGGCATGGCAGTGGTACGCCCGGCCGAGTTCATTATCCTGAAGTTCAGTCATAAAATGGTTCAATCTTAAATCAATTAATCATGGCTTATAAAACACCCGGCGTTTATGTGCAGGAAATTGCACTTTTTCCGCCATCAGTAGCCCAGGTTGAAACCGCAATCCCGGCCTTTATCGGTTACACGGCCTTTGCCCTAACGCCCGATGGCAAAACATTGGCCAATACCCCAACGCGTATCAAATCGCTGCTGGAGTTTGAGAGCCTTTTTGGCACGGCATACATCCAGGTGGCGTATAACGTAACCATCGATCCTGCCAATAACCATATTCTGGGCGTGTTGCCTGATAAGCGCTTTCATTTATACAATGCCTTAAGACAGTATTTTGATAATGGCGGCGGTCCTTGTTATATCGTTTCGGTAGGTAGTTTTGCCGATACTATAGGTTTTCAACCGTTATCAGATGGTATTGCCACGCTCAGCGCTTACGATGAACCGACACTGATCCTTTTCCCGGACGCGGTTGAACTGCTGGACGCTACCAAAAAGCCCGACCTGCTTAAATTCAGCTCACTGCAAACTCAGGCTCTGGCCTTGTGCGCCCGAATGCAGGACAGGTTTTCGATCCTCGATGTTTTGCAGGGCGATAAACCGCAGAATGTAAGCTACAAACCTATTGATGATTTCCGTAATTCTGTTGGCCTCAATAACCTTAATTATGGCGCGGCTTATTATCCGTGGATCATTACCAGCTATGCCGTAAATGTGGATTTCAGGCAGTTGGTATTTTGGGATAATGCCAATCCAACACCCAATAAAATCACCAATTATGATGCCTTTTCAAAAAGCCAGGCCGAAAAAGATCTGGTAACTGCTCTGCAAAATGCAATGAGCGACACCGATAAGGTAATAGCCCAGGTTTTCAGCACCCAGGCCGATAAGGATGCACTAAGGTTAGGCGGTATTGACGCTATTAAGGCCAAACTATCGGTTTTTGTAAATAACCTGATCAAAAATGTTACTGCCGATACACAGACAACCGGTTACATGAATCTGGTATCCTCAGTTGCTGTAGCTTTCAAAAAAGCAAAAGCAGCTATTCCGGCAAATTCTCCGCTTAATGTGGATATCGACCGGATGGCCAAGGATAAAAAATTGACCGATGCCATTGTAAAGCTGGTATCCATCGAAAAAAATGTAACCGTAAAACCAAACATGCCCG
The sequence above is a segment of the Mucilaginibacter celer genome. Coding sequences within it:
- a CDS encoding DUF4255 domain-containing protein, which translates into the protein MIYQAVSFLAEQLNNYLKTTDGNSTLASNFTQLKNVAHLSDDEIKNLENVLVTLVNISEEFTMKNIPNYVRDGDNINYRNAPMYLNLYVLFSACLHTSYEKSLIFLSHIVEFFQGKNTFTKQNSPTTKVGLGDFRLILDIYSPTFEQANYLWSTLGGKQFPYVLYRVRLVEILRDNVSETRGIIKKIELSEKLS
- a CDS encoding phage tail sheath family protein, with product MATTYKTPGVYVEEIPLLPPSVAEVETAIPAFIGYTQNITYNGASLQYNPVRIKSLKEYEQIFGFPENTVFITTGAAGVKINKSGTAFTLDTVLTDPYTTLKFRMYYCLQLYFANGGGPCYISSAGQTGSAVVPSEVDLGKALDAVQKEDEPTIILYTDAVNITDPTKYYGLFTSALTQAAFLQDRVVLIDPLIAAADKGKKAFADIATEFRGKIGVNNLSYGAAYYPWLQTSISYFLDETKQKVIAGSGVTTADIPNNSVLRDDKNTGTSIYHLNSDLYNTIKQQIDQFALILPPAAAIAGVYASVDNTRGVWKAPANLSLNMVAAPMVKIDDADQEDMNVTSTGKSVNAIRTFSGKGVLVWGARTLAGNDNEWRYISVRRFFNMVEESVKNSTQPFVFEPNDGNTWAKVRGMIANFLILQWRAGALQGAKPEDAFFVHVGLGETMTSLDILEGRLIVEVGMAVVRPAEFIILKFSHKMVQS
- a CDS encoding phage tail sheath C-terminal domain-containing protein, whose translation is MAYKTPGVYVQEIALFPPSVAQVETAIPAFIGYTAFALTPDGKTLANTPTRIKSLLEFESLFGTAYIQVAYNVTIDPANNHILGVLPDKRFHLYNALRQYFDNGGGPCYIVSVGSFADTIGFQPLSDGIATLSAYDEPTLILFPDAVELLDATKKPDLLKFSSLQTQALALCARMQDRFSILDVLQGDKPQNVSYKPIDDFRNSVGLNNLNYGAAYYPWIITSYAVNVDFRQLVFWDNANPTPNKITNYDAFSKSQAEKDLVTALQNAMSDTDKVIAQVFSTQADKDALRLGGIDAIKAKLSVFVNNLIKNVTADTQTTGYMNLVSSVAVAFKKAKAAIPANSPLNVDIDRMAKDKKLTDAIVKLVSIEKNVTVKPNMPGRDPKTIYGVLDGTDWLQGLTFDTAPITPDVYTHNAVGGLNIVKAVTDTLNTILSYFAALLSGAQFYENQAEQALFAGNAFFNGVNVATGLEMSTMPPSGSIAGVYANVDGARGVWKAPANVSLNNVVGPVVKIDNSDQDDMNVTSTGKSINAIRAFAGRGTLVWGARTLAGNDNEWRYIPVRRFFIMVEESVKKATYPFVFENNDANTWTKMRVMVQNFLTLQWRAGALQGAKPEDAFFVHVGLNETMTAQDILEGRMIVEIGMAVVRPAEFIILRFMHKMMES